From Candidatus Manganitrophus morganii, the proteins below share one genomic window:
- the recO gene encoding DNA repair protein RecO produces the protein MSLLTTPAIVLGSIKLGEADKLVTFFTVKKGKLKGVAKGARRVKSRFGASLEPFTHCNLVVFEKPGDKLARVNQSDIVHSFQKLRENWGEIHLASHMAHLVQRMTPEGEQNLLVYRLLLEGLTFLERGADPELSTLLFVVRLVSFSGYQPRWDRCLKCHRPMGERIYFSPADGGTVCTQCAHGPLATISQGTLAFLRASQKMDYTVAHRLKPSPAMRSEIRTIFGQHMTYITGMPAPAWAAEAPSAPSRS, from the coding sequence ATGTCTTTACTGACCACGCCGGCGATTGTCCTCGGGAGCATCAAGCTCGGCGAGGCCGATAAGCTGGTTACCTTCTTTACCGTCAAGAAGGGAAAGCTCAAGGGGGTCGCCAAAGGAGCCCGCCGTGTGAAGAGCCGGTTCGGGGCCTCCCTGGAGCCGTTTACCCACTGCAACCTCGTCGTCTTCGAAAAGCCGGGAGACAAATTGGCCCGGGTCAATCAGTCCGACATCGTCCACTCTTTTCAAAAACTCCGGGAGAACTGGGGGGAGATTCATCTCGCCTCTCATATGGCCCATCTGGTGCAGCGGATGACCCCGGAGGGGGAGCAGAATCTCTTGGTCTACCGGCTTCTTTTAGAGGGGCTGACCTTTCTCGAGCGGGGGGCCGACCCGGAGCTCTCCACCCTGCTCTTTGTCGTCCGCCTTGTCTCCTTTTCCGGTTATCAACCCCGTTGGGATCGCTGCCTCAAATGCCATCGGCCGATGGGGGAGCGAATTTACTTTTCCCCCGCCGACGGCGGGACCGTCTGCACCCAATGCGCCCATGGGCCGCTGGCGACGATCTCGCAGGGGACTCTCGCTTTTCTCCGGGCCTCTCAGAAGATGGACTATACCGTCGCCCATCGCCTGAAGCCCTCCCCCGCCATGCGGTCGGAGATCCGGACCATCTTCGGCCAACATATGACCTACATCACCGGGATGCCGGCCCCCGCCTGGGCCGCGGAAGCCCCTTCGGCGCCGAGCCGATCTTAA
- a CDS encoding PAS domain-containing sensor histidine kinase gives MEKPHQHELLRDKLDSYRLLVQEVRDYAIFLLDLQGNVNSWNEGAERIKGYRADEIIGKPLSLFYPKQEIENGKPFKNLAAALRDGRFEDEGWRIRKDGSRFWANVIITRIQDDRGKVIGFSKITRDLTEKKEAENVIRTSEARFRLLVNGVKDYAIIMLDPEGRITSWNEGAERIKGYRVEEIIGKHFSIFYPEEDKANDKPNDELKKALQHGRFEDEGWRIRKDGSRFWAESVITCIRDAAGEVIGFSKVTRDLTERRAAENEIRKMNVDLEHRVKERTAELQAANEALKQRTKEAEEASRMKSQFVSNVSHELRTPLNAIIGYTYLIGDLCREAGEEQRTALEGIERNAGDLLQLINEVLDLSKIEAGKISVEQGEVEMAGLLKELVENMGRLTEGRPVRVDYKVAPDLPLIESDAGKIKQILVNLLSNAIKFTPEGRVTMEAKASPAKGGIEVAVQDTGIGIKPEALPKIFEAFYQSDADSTREFGGVGLGLRIVKDLVELLQGEIRVESEYGKGSTFTLFLPYRLYYRV, from the coding sequence ATGGAAAAGCCCCATCAGCACGAACTCCTTCGAGACAAGCTCGACAGCTACCGTCTGCTCGTTCAAGAGGTGAGGGATTATGCGATCTTCCTCCTCGATCTTCAGGGAAATGTAAATAGCTGGAATGAGGGGGCGGAGCGGATCAAGGGGTACCGGGCCGATGAGATTATCGGCAAGCCGCTTTCGCTCTTTTATCCGAAGCAGGAGATCGAAAATGGGAAGCCGTTCAAAAACCTCGCCGCGGCGCTGAGGGATGGGCGGTTTGAGGATGAGGGGTGGCGGATTCGGAAAGACGGCTCGCGGTTTTGGGCCAACGTGATCATTACCCGTATTCAGGATGACCGGGGAAAGGTGATCGGGTTCTCTAAAATCACCCGCGATCTGACCGAGAAAAAAGAGGCGGAAAATGTGATCAGAACGAGCGAAGCGCGCTTCCGTCTCTTGGTCAACGGGGTCAAAGACTATGCCATCATCATGCTCGACCCCGAAGGGAGGATTACGAGTTGGAATGAGGGGGCGGAGCGGATCAAGGGTTACCGGGTTGAGGAGATTATTGGAAAACACTTCTCGATTTTCTATCCGGAGGAAGACAAGGCAAACGATAAACCGAATGATGAGTTGAAGAAGGCGCTTCAACACGGGCGGTTTGAAGATGAAGGGTGGCGGATTCGGAAAGACGGCTCGCGGTTCTGGGCCGAATCGGTGATCACCTGCATTCGGGACGCGGCGGGAGAAGTGATCGGCTTCTCCAAGGTCACCCGTGATCTCACGGAGCGAAGAGCGGCGGAGAATGAGATCAGAAAAATGAACGTGGACCTGGAGCACCGGGTCAAAGAGCGGACGGCGGAGCTGCAGGCGGCCAACGAAGCGCTCAAGCAGCGGACCAAAGAGGCGGAGGAGGCGAGCCGGATGAAGTCGCAATTCGTTTCCAATGTTTCCCATGAACTAAGAACACCGCTCAATGCCATTATCGGTTACACCTATCTCATCGGCGACCTCTGCAGGGAGGCGGGGGAGGAGCAGCGAACCGCCTTGGAAGGAATCGAGCGGAACGCGGGGGATCTGCTGCAGTTGATCAACGAGGTACTCGATCTGTCGAAGATCGAGGCGGGAAAAATCTCTGTTGAGCAAGGAGAGGTCGAGATGGCCGGTTTGCTCAAGGAGCTGGTGGAAAATATGGGCCGGCTGACGGAGGGGAGGCCGGTCCGGGTCGATTACAAAGTGGCCCCCGATCTTCCCCTGATCGAATCGGATGCCGGAAAGATCAAACAGATTCTGGTCAATCTTCTGTCGAATGCGATCAAGTTTACTCCTGAGGGGAGGGTGACGATGGAGGCGAAGGCTTCCCCTGCGAAGGGGGGGATCGAGGTGGCGGTTCAGGATACCGGCATTGGAATAAAGCCGGAGGCGCTTCCGAAGATCTTCGAGGCGTTCTACCAGTCCGACGCCGACTCCACCCGTGAGTTCGGCGGCGTCGGGCTCGGCTTGAGGATTGTAAAAGACCTGGTCGAGCTACTCCAGGGGGAGATCCGCGTTGAAAGCGAATATGGCAAGGGCTCGACCTTCACCCTTTTCCTCCCTTATCGGCTTTATTATCGTGTTTGA
- the pgaA gene encoding poly-beta-1,6 N-acetyl-D-glucosamine export porin PgaA, with product MVLLCLFGLISPLEAAESPKLRYEKALQLARDGKHDAALPMLRQLAEEFPKEPFYLYDYMTVLSWAGRDQEVLSLRSRVDLAAAPPYLLETLGRSARNIRDYPLAIHFYEMATKKAPERVESGLGLARAYSDNGAPQKAIPLLKRLDEKHPKRVDILEALAEAYRLDQKNIEALAVYHRILHLDPEHREARRQRILIAAQLGAHDLAASLAREKPELLSDEEFERIIGDQAAQSIRFQKADAAIPLLQEQLSRLEGRGQSSSPAYQRARFDLMAALRDRERMEEAIALYEALSAEGVEMPDYALRAAADAYIHEQDPEKARDIYLKILERNPDDFDAKLALFYAYFDTGEYSSALKLIDTVAAEEQDPSRKLRAESVAAMGYAWAGQLSKAQRRFELLLERQPNDPYLHSNLGYVYLWRGWPRRAKEEFQLSQSIEPEVLDAQIGEVGAERDLFEFRAAEEGIIGLETRYPDHRQVERLRRSWNIHNMRELRVAVSGRHNSGTQEGAKDLAIDLLLYSRPLDYNYRVFAHGFYSRSEFPEGDGLYRRYGAGLEYRARDIKIEGELSTGASPDTELGLSLRAAWMPNDFWTWGATLDTYSNDVPLRGRLNEEVKGWSVGLSAGYRFHESRSIGAGVQWLDFSDGNRRITYSLVGYQRLINRPTYKLDGRLGFYGSNNTLENASYYNPSSDLSAEIGLTNEWLVFRRYQRSFLHRLGGTVGTYLQRGFGSNGTWGVFYEHEWNLNDRLYLLYGVGRFRPVYDGVSETSIRWYVTLNWRF from the coding sequence ATGGTGCTGCTCTGTTTATTTGGATTGATCAGTCCGCTCGAAGCGGCCGAATCCCCGAAACTCCGTTATGAAAAAGCATTGCAACTGGCCCGCGACGGAAAACATGACGCGGCCCTTCCGATGCTTCGACAACTGGCGGAGGAATTTCCGAAAGAGCCTTTCTACCTCTACGATTACATGACGGTGCTCAGCTGGGCGGGACGGGATCAAGAGGTTCTCTCCCTTCGATCGCGCGTCGATCTTGCAGCGGCCCCCCCTTATCTTCTGGAGACCCTCGGCCGATCGGCCCGCAATATCCGGGATTATCCGCTGGCGATCCATTTTTATGAAATGGCGACGAAAAAAGCGCCCGAGCGGGTGGAAAGCGGGCTCGGTCTCGCGCGCGCCTATTCGGATAACGGCGCCCCTCAAAAAGCGATTCCCCTCCTGAAGCGCTTGGATGAAAAACATCCAAAACGAGTCGACATTCTCGAAGCGCTTGCAGAGGCCTACCGGCTCGATCAAAAAAACATCGAGGCATTGGCCGTTTACCACCGGATCCTGCATCTGGATCCGGAACATCGGGAAGCCCGGCGCCAGCGCATCCTGATCGCCGCACAATTGGGGGCCCATGACCTGGCGGCCTCCCTGGCGCGCGAGAAGCCGGAGCTTCTCAGCGATGAAGAGTTTGAAAGAATTATCGGCGATCAGGCGGCGCAGTCGATCCGCTTTCAAAAGGCCGACGCCGCCATCCCGCTTCTCCAAGAGCAATTAAGCCGCCTGGAGGGGCGAGGCCAATCGAGCTCGCCGGCATATCAGCGCGCCCGGTTCGATCTGATGGCGGCTCTCCGGGACCGGGAAAGGATGGAAGAGGCGATCGCACTTTATGAGGCGCTGTCGGCCGAAGGGGTCGAGATGCCCGACTATGCGTTGCGCGCCGCGGCCGATGCCTACATCCACGAACAAGATCCGGAGAAGGCGCGCGATATTTATTTGAAGATTCTGGAGCGCAATCCCGACGATTTTGACGCCAAGCTCGCCCTTTTTTACGCCTATTTTGATACGGGAGAATATTCCTCCGCCCTGAAATTGATCGATACAGTGGCCGCCGAAGAGCAGGACCCTTCGCGAAAGTTGCGCGCCGAATCGGTCGCCGCGATGGGGTATGCCTGGGCGGGGCAGCTCTCCAAGGCTCAACGGCGTTTTGAATTATTGTTGGAGCGGCAACCGAACGATCCCTATCTCCACTCGAACCTTGGATATGTTTATTTGTGGCGGGGCTGGCCGAGACGCGCGAAGGAAGAATTCCAGCTGAGCCAGTCGATCGAACCGGAGGTGCTCGATGCGCAGATCGGCGAGGTCGGAGCGGAGCGCGATCTTTTCGAATTTCGCGCTGCGGAAGAAGGGATCATCGGGCTTGAAACACGCTACCCGGATCATCGTCAGGTAGAAAGACTCCGGCGGAGTTGGAACATCCACAACATGCGGGAGCTGCGGGTGGCGGTGTCGGGCCGGCACAACAGCGGGACACAGGAGGGGGCGAAAGATCTCGCGATCGATCTCCTGCTCTACTCGCGTCCCCTCGATTACAATTATCGCGTTTTTGCGCATGGGTTTTACAGCCGCTCCGAATTTCCGGAAGGGGACGGCCTCTACCGGCGTTACGGCGCGGGCCTCGAATATCGCGCGCGGGATATCAAAATCGAGGGGGAGCTTTCGACCGGCGCTTCGCCCGATACCGAATTGGGGCTCAGCCTGCGCGCCGCCTGGATGCCGAATGATTTCTGGACCTGGGGGGCGACTCTGGACACCTACAGCAACGACGTGCCGCTGCGGGGCCGCCTCAACGAAGAGGTGAAGGGTTGGTCGGTCGGCCTGAGCGCCGGTTATCGATTTCACGAATCCCGTTCAATCGGGGCCGGAGTCCAATGGCTCGATTTCAGCGACGGCAACCGCCGGATCACCTATTCCTTGGTCGGATATCAACGTTTGATCAACCGCCCCACCTACAAACTCGATGGCCGGCTCGGCTTCTACGGCTCCAACAACACGCTGGAGAACGCCTCGTATTATAATCCGAGCAGCGATCTGTCGGCCGAAATCGGCTTGACCAACGAGTGGCTGGTCTTCCGCCGTTATCAGCGATCATTTTTACATCGCCTCGGAGGGACGGTCGGAACGTACCTGCAGCGCGGTTTCGGATCGAACGGCACCTGGGGCGTTTTTTATGAGCATGAGTGGAATCTGAACGATCGGCTCTACCTGCTCTATGGGGTCGGACGCTTCCGCCCCGTTTACGACGGCGTTTCAGAGACATCGATCCGCTGGTATGTGACATTGAACTGGAGATTTTAG
- a CDS encoding L,D-transpeptidase yields the protein MAADRFHSALRKEGKARGGSSALWRVLSRALFCALFGASLSGCSEPPPLIELEQVDRIEKALWNTGAKEFAPEEYLQYQERAQVLKETFSRERARWSVVREYDEIRNHLTSLSSEGEILLQSVSLKKNKTRESAVEEVRSVETLANRLREQSEKLFLTRPARKKAVQAELLLGEARHDIDEGRYRAAREQAKRARTLLEPAEREINATLNRYLERKNVVRWRRWVRETLDWSRRNAAPVIVVRKAERTLTVYQGERPIKVYPINLGFNGLNDKRSVGDGATPEGAYRVILKKDLGETKYHRALLINYPNERDRTRIKRAKRLGGLIEIHGGRNEGLEETLGCVALDNDQMDDLFSRVPNGTPVTIVGTTNDLTSTDFAL from the coding sequence ATGGCGGCAGATCGGTTTCATTCCGCATTGCGCAAGGAAGGAAAAGCCCGGGGAGGGTCCTCCGCACTTTGGAGGGTCCTCTCTCGGGCCCTTTTTTGTGCCCTCTTCGGCGCAAGCCTGAGCGGCTGCAGCGAGCCTCCCCCTCTGATAGAACTCGAGCAGGTGGACCGGATCGAGAAGGCCCTCTGGAACACCGGGGCCAAAGAATTCGCACCGGAAGAATATCTTCAATATCAAGAACGGGCCCAAGTTCTTAAAGAGACCTTTTCACGCGAGCGTGCAAGGTGGTCTGTCGTTCGGGAATATGACGAGATCCGCAACCACTTGACCTCCCTCTCGTCCGAAGGAGAGATCCTTCTGCAGTCGGTCTCTTTGAAGAAAAACAAGACCCGGGAGTCGGCCGTTGAAGAGGTCCGGTCGGTGGAGACGCTCGCCAATCGGCTGCGGGAGCAATCGGAGAAGCTCTTTCTGACGAGGCCCGCGCGAAAGAAAGCGGTTCAGGCGGAGCTCCTCCTCGGGGAGGCCCGGCACGACATCGACGAAGGCCGGTATCGCGCCGCGCGCGAGCAGGCAAAACGGGCCCGGACCCTTCTCGAACCGGCCGAGCGGGAGATCAACGCGACCCTGAACCGCTACCTGGAGCGGAAAAATGTGGTCCGCTGGCGGCGGTGGGTGCGCGAAACACTCGATTGGTCCCGAAGGAACGCCGCTCCGGTGATCGTCGTCCGCAAGGCCGAACGAACCTTGACCGTCTATCAGGGAGAGCGCCCGATCAAGGTGTATCCGATCAATCTGGGGTTCAATGGGCTGAACGACAAGCGGTCGGTCGGCGACGGGGCCACCCCCGAAGGAGCCTACCGGGTCATCTTGAAGAAAGACCTGGGAGAGACGAAGTACCACCGGGCCCTGCTGATCAACTACCCGAACGAGCGGGACCGAACCCGGATCAAACGGGCCAAGCGACTCGGCGGGCTGATCGAAATTCACGGCGGAAGGAACGAGGGTCTGGAGGAGACGTTGGGCTGCGTCGCCCTCGACAACGACCAGATGGATGACCTCTTCAGCCGGGTTCCCAACGGGACCCCCGTCACCATCGTGGGAACTACAAATGACTTGACATCGACCGATTTTGCTCTGTAG
- the pgaB gene encoding poly-beta-1,6-N-acetyl-D-glucosamine N-deacetylase PgaB, whose product MIRRAGLALLIIMIGVTGFSPSPAMAENRFTVLAYHDVRDEGAEPGVVTLRTETLVAHFSWLREQGYKVISLEEIVAANEGRRPLPDNAVLLTFDDGYQSMYTRVYPLLKLFNYPAVVAVVGKWMEAGSGERVAYDKEQVPRERFLSWSQVKEMVDSGLVEVASHSDDLHQGLLANPQGNDQPAATALRYDAESGRYETGEAYLQRIRRDLSQSIQAIERHTGRKPRAVIWPYGSYNRETIEIARSLGMTITMGLDGGPNDASDLSALRRVFIMNNASLADLVSDLRHFAPPRRIRVAQVDLDYIFDEDPARQEQNLGLLLDRVKQLGINTVYLQAFADPDGNGSAEALYFPNRHLPVRADLFNRVAWQLHKRAGVQVYAWMPVLGFTFKEDHSLSKFSVQTEAPSRASHGPTGHPRLSPFHPAVRNAIGEIYEDLAKQAYFSGLLFHDDAYLSDFEDAGPWALVYYRDRWSLPHSIAEIRRSPELHNKWSRHKTELLVDWTKELADRVRVFRPEIKTARNLYAGVVLNPESEQWFSQSLPVFLESYDYTAVMAMPYLEGAEDPDQWLQTLVRRIAAVPGGLDRTVFELQSVDWKTKTPIEGKTLARQMQLLRRNGALNLGYYPDDFIKGHPELSEIQRGMSFSPNSNK is encoded by the coding sequence ATGATCCGACGGGCGGGTCTCGCGCTTCTCATCATCATGATCGGGGTGACCGGGTTTTCCCCTTCACCGGCCATGGCCGAGAATCGCTTTACCGTTCTCGCTTATCACGACGTTCGGGATGAAGGGGCCGAGCCGGGGGTGGTCACCCTCCGGACCGAGACCCTCGTCGCGCACTTTTCCTGGCTGCGGGAGCAAGGTTATAAAGTGATCAGCCTCGAAGAGATCGTGGCGGCGAATGAGGGACGGCGCCCGCTTCCGGACAATGCGGTGTTGCTGACGTTCGACGACGGCTATCAAAGCATGTACACGCGGGTCTACCCTCTCCTCAAGTTGTTCAACTACCCCGCCGTCGTCGCGGTGGTCGGGAAGTGGATGGAAGCCGGTTCCGGCGAGCGTGTCGCCTACGATAAGGAGCAGGTGCCGCGGGAACGTTTTCTTTCCTGGAGCCAGGTGAAAGAAATGGTCGATTCCGGTCTGGTGGAGGTTGCCTCTCACAGCGATGACCTGCACCAAGGCCTTCTTGCCAATCCCCAGGGAAATGATCAGCCGGCGGCCACGGCGCTCCGATACGACGCGGAGAGCGGCCGTTACGAAACGGGAGAGGCCTATTTACAACGGATCCGCCGTGATCTCTCTCAAAGCATTCAGGCGATCGAACGACACACCGGCCGGAAGCCGCGCGCCGTCATCTGGCCTTACGGCAGCTACAACCGGGAAACGATCGAGATTGCACGATCGCTCGGCATGACAATCACGATGGGGCTCGACGGCGGACCGAATGACGCAAGCGACCTCTCGGCGCTCCGCCGGGTGTTCATCATGAACAACGCCTCGCTGGCCGATCTTGTTTCAGACCTGCGTCACTTTGCTCCGCCGCGCCGGATCCGGGTCGCGCAGGTCGATCTCGACTATATTTTTGATGAAGATCCGGCGCGGCAGGAGCAGAATCTCGGTCTTTTACTCGACCGGGTCAAACAACTCGGCATCAACACCGTTTATTTGCAGGCCTTCGCCGACCCCGATGGGAACGGCAGCGCGGAGGCGCTCTACTTTCCGAATCGCCATCTCCCGGTTCGCGCCGATCTTTTTAATCGCGTTGCCTGGCAATTGCACAAACGGGCCGGCGTGCAGGTCTATGCCTGGATGCCGGTGCTTGGATTTACATTTAAAGAGGATCATTCCCTCTCGAAGTTCTCGGTACAAACGGAAGCGCCAAGCAGAGCTTCACATGGACCGACCGGACACCCTCGGCTTTCGCCTTTTCATCCGGCGGTCCGGAATGCGATCGGAGAGATTTATGAAGACCTGGCTAAGCAGGCTTATTTCTCCGGCCTTCTCTTCCATGATGATGCTTATCTTTCCGATTTCGAAGATGCCGGGCCCTGGGCGCTGGTTTATTACAGAGACCGATGGAGCCTGCCGCATTCCATCGCCGAGATTCGCCGCTCTCCCGAATTGCACAACAAATGGAGCCGGCACAAGACCGAACTCCTTGTCGATTGGACAAAAGAGCTCGCCGATCGGGTCAGGGTGTTTCGTCCCGAAATCAAAACGGCCCGGAATCTCTATGCCGGCGTGGTTTTGAATCCCGAATCGGAACAATGGTTCAGCCAGTCTCTCCCGGTCTTTCTGGAGAGCTACGATTACACCGCAGTGATGGCGATGCCCTATTTGGAAGGGGCCGAAGATCCCGATCAATGGCTGCAAACGCTGGTCCGGCGGATCGCCGCCGTTCCCGGCGGGCTGGACCGGACGGTTTTTGAATTACAAAGCGTCGACTGGAAAACCAAAACGCCGATCGAAGGGAAGACGCTCGCCCGGCAGATGCAGCTGCTCAGGAGAAACGGCGCACTTAATCTCGGTTATTATCCGGACGATTTTATCAAGGGGCATCCGGAGTTGTCCGAGATACAACGGGGAATGTCGTTCAGCCCCAACTCAAACAAGTAG
- a CDS encoding L,D-transpeptidase, whose amino-acid sequence MRNRFRSFQDGRWKSRWGIFLLGIVLLTVSFFSFETKTPATAASTPSGKKVASAGFKKPVPSKLNIEDKKFRKAIQSLSPKGIYAVVDTAQNRLFLKQGEKVVYQAVVSTGSGTTLTDPKNPGRSWLFETPRGEFHVKSKIRNPVWIKPDWAFIEEGEALPTDADDRIEAGVLGEYAISFGNGYFIHGTLYTRMLGQNVTHGCIRMADKDLEVVYKRLPNGAPIYIF is encoded by the coding sequence ATGCGAAACCGCTTTCGATCCTTTCAAGACGGCCGATGGAAATCGCGATGGGGGATCTTCCTTCTCGGAATCGTTCTCCTCACGGTCTCCTTCTTTTCTTTCGAAACCAAGACGCCGGCCACCGCGGCCTCGACACCTTCGGGAAAGAAGGTCGCCTCCGCCGGCTTTAAGAAGCCCGTCCCATCCAAATTGAACATCGAAGATAAAAAGTTCCGCAAGGCGATTCAATCCCTCTCTCCCAAAGGGATCTATGCCGTCGTCGATACGGCTCAAAACCGCCTCTTCCTGAAACAGGGAGAGAAGGTCGTCTACCAGGCGGTGGTTTCAACAGGGAGCGGAACCACCTTGACCGATCCGAAAAACCCCGGCCGAAGCTGGCTCTTTGAAACCCCCCGGGGTGAGTTCCACGTTAAATCGAAAATTCGAAATCCGGTCTGGATCAAACCGGACTGGGCATTTATCGAAGAAGGGGAGGCCCTGCCGACCGATGCCGATGACCGGATCGAGGCCGGCGTGCTGGGAGAATATGCGATCTCCTTCGGAAACGGTTATTTCATTCACGGCACCCTCTACACCCGGATGTTGGGGCAGAACGTCACGCATGGCTGTATTAGAATGGCCGATAAAGATCTGGAGGTCGTCTACAAACGCCTGCCGAACGGGGCGCCGATTTATATCTTCTGA